AAGCACCACATCGCCTGCGCGCACGGCCCCTTGTTCGACCACCGCGTGCCAGGCCGTGACGCCGGCACACCCCAACGTCGCCGCCTCCGCATCGCTCAAATAATCGGGCACCTCCACCACGCCGCCCACATCGCAGACCACCTCCTCACGCAACGTGCCCTGCAGGGGCCCGCCCAGGGTGGTACGCAACTTCTCCCGGGTTGGCTCTCCGCTCCGCCAACCCTGTGCAAAGATCGGCGAAACTCGCCGTCCCAGCCACCGCGCATCGACATCTTCTCCGACCTCTACAACCTCTCCCACCCCGTCGGAACACGGCGTCAGCGGCAGGGGCTGGCGCGGGTTGTAGTGCCCCTGCACCATCATCAAATCTCGATAATTAAGCCCGACCGCCCGCATCGCCAGTCGTACCTGCCCCCGCAGCACCGGCTCCGAGGGCGTGTCCACCATCCTCAACCGATCCAGCCCAAACGCCCCTTCGATCTGCCAGGCTCGCATCCCAAACCTCTCTTAGCGCAACGATTCGACACACCCCGCGCCATTGCACGCAGCGATCTTTGTAACTACACTCTCCTACATCTTAAGGTCCACCAACCGACCTGGCGAGGACGAGATGGCAACTTCCCCTGGCTCCATCCATCGCACGATCTGGAACTCCCTCAAGATCACCGGCTGCGCGCTCAGCGTCGTCGCCATCGCCTGGGGCGTAGGCGTGTTCACTCCTCAGGGCGAGGTGGCAACCTCCCATGCCGACACCGCCTGGCTCAGCCCCTTTAAGCGCTCCAACACCGAGCGCTTTAACAGCGCCCTGGACAAACTCGGCCATCCCGAACCTCGCCGCTACGACCTCAACGGCAACACCGTCTACTTCTCGACCACAACCTCGTTGAAGACCCCGCAGGAGCTTCTTCTGGACTACCAGGAAGAGTTCGTCCGCCAGGGCATCAACCAGGACACCTTCACGGCGCTCTCTCCCGCCGATGAAGAAGCGCGCCTTCTCAACGCCCTGCAAGGTGGGCTGAGCCCCATCGCGATCTCGGCCAATCACATCGCCCTGGCCGGCGTGCTCACAAAAAACCGCGCCGACTCCCCTGACGCGCTGCGCGACGACTATCTGGGCACCGACAACCCCCACGAGCTCTTTCGGGCACACCGCTACATCGAGATCTCTCGCGACCCCGACCGTCGGCACACCGAAGTCGTCGCATCCTGGAGTGACGAGGCCTTTGACTACAGCCGTATGGTCCCCGGAAACAGTGCCGATCATCAGGCCTTCGACGAGCTCGTGCCAGCCTGCCCGGGCTGCACACGTCTGACCCGCTTTGCCGACGAGAACCCCGGTGCCCACCAGGTCGACCTTACCTTTATCTCGCCGGCCTCTGCCGACACGCTGATTCATTTCTACGATCAGGCGCTTCCTTCCCGCGGTTGGTCGCTGGCCGACGAGGGCGACGCCATCGCCCGCGCCTCCGACTTCTTCGAGCTTCCCGAGACCGGCCACACGCGCCGCTACACCGGTCCCGACAACCTGGGACTGACCCTGGTCTTCCAGCGCGACTCCCGTACCGGCCATACTCTGGTCCACGCCGCCCGCTCGCGCTGACCTGCTCATAGCCTGATCGGGCTTGCCCCGACCTCTTCCGGTGTGAACCTTTTGTGATGTTGTATCGTCATCACTTCACCCCGGGAGTCGACTCATGAGCACGTCTACGATCTTCCTCGACGACAACATCCTCTCCTACCTGCGCCACTTCTCGATGCGCGAGCCCAGCCGCTTTAAGCGCTGCCGCCATGACACCTCGGAGCTGCCCATGGGCAGCATGCAGATCGCCCCGGAACAGGGCCAATTTCTGCATATGCTCCTTCAGGTCATGGGAGCACGCCGTGCCCTTGAGATTGGGAGCTTCACCGGCTACAGCGGCCTCTGGCTGGCCAGCGCTCTTCCCGAAGACGGCTGCCTGGTCGCCTGCGAGGTCAACGAGAAATGGGCCTCCCAGGCGCGCCACTGCTGGGAGGACGCCGGCCTGATGAAGCGCATTGAGCTGCACGTCGAGCCCGCGCGTGAGACCCTGGAGCGCCTCCTTCAGCGCGACGCCCAGAACACCTTCGATTTCATCTTCATCGACGCCGACAAAGAGCCGCTGGATCACTACTACGAAGCCGCCCTCAAGCTGGTCCGGCCCGGGGGGCTGGTCGCCGTCGACAACGTACTCTGGGGTGGAAAGGTCGCCGACTCGTCGGTGCACGACCCCGACACAACCGCCATCCGCGCGCTCAACGAGAAGATCCACAGCGATGAACGCATCGACTTAAGCGTGGTGCCCATCGGCGACGGCATGGCTCTGTGCCGCAAACGTAGCACCTGATACACCCGCACGCTCCCGGCCCTGAAACAACGAGAGCCCGCCTCCCCTCAACGGGGAGCGGGCTCTCGAAATACCTGCCAGGTCGGATAGCTGCCTGATGCCCTCAGATGTTGCTTCGGGGGGCGGCAGCATTCTCCGCCTTATTCAGCGGCCACTTTCACAAACTTCAGGGTCATGCGATCGCTCTCGCCAATGGCCTCAAACTGTGCAGCGCTCTCTTCGCCACCACGCAGCGAGGGCGGCAGCGCCCACACGCCATCTTCGTAATCGCGGGTGTCGTTGGGGTTGGCGTTGATCTCGGAGCTATCCACAAGCTCAAAGCCCGCGGCCTCCACCGTCGCGATCACAAAGTCCTCCGGCAGATACCCCTTAGGCGCGGTGACGGCAGGATCGCTACCCTCGGCCGCA
This DNA window, taken from Lujinxingia sediminis, encodes the following:
- a CDS encoding O-methyltransferase — encoded protein: MSTSTIFLDDNILSYLRHFSMREPSRFKRCRHDTSELPMGSMQIAPEQGQFLHMLLQVMGARRALEIGSFTGYSGLWLASALPEDGCLVACEVNEKWASQARHCWEDAGLMKRIELHVEPARETLERLLQRDAQNTFDFIFIDADKEPLDHYYEAALKLVRPGGLVAVDNVLWGGKVADSSVHDPDTTAIRALNEKIHSDERIDLSVVPIGDGMALCRKRST